A region of uncultured Draconibacterium sp. DNA encodes the following proteins:
- a CDS encoding 1-acyl-sn-glycerol-3-phosphate acyltransferase translates to MRDIDFDDIRPYTDKEVKAKIRKLVKDKTFDDVLHHLFKNRPKVEMVKFQLRRVSSIKQLQGVFIYDLLHWLVDKTSDGLKVTGIDKLDKTKPYLFISNHRDIILDAALLNFLIFEHGMNTTQIAIGDNLLQYEWIEHTVKLNRSFVIRRNLPPRELMMASKKVSHFIRKSITEDKLSVWIAQREGRTKDGNDKTQESVLKMLNMSNKGGISDGFNELNIVPVSISYEIEPCGLPKLRELIKKEHYGRAKQSKDDLKAMSMGMFAPKGRMRFAFGTPIETHFELAKNNEQRNDYIRRLAEMIDDQIYKNYKLWPSNFVAYDMLMQEHRFKDRYTAEEQKKFEIMVEQAMVHIDFPITDIQERFLKLYAYPVINKFDRPKK, encoded by the coding sequence ATGCGAGACATTGATTTTGATGATATTCGCCCCTACACCGACAAAGAAGTTAAAGCAAAGATCAGAAAATTAGTTAAGGATAAAACCTTTGACGATGTTCTGCATCATTTGTTTAAAAACCGGCCAAAGGTTGAAATGGTCAAATTTCAGTTGCGCCGGGTAAGCAGTATCAAACAGCTACAAGGCGTATTTATTTACGACCTTTTGCACTGGTTGGTTGACAAAACTTCCGACGGACTAAAAGTTACAGGAATTGACAAGCTGGACAAAACCAAACCTTACCTGTTTATTTCGAACCACCGCGATATTATTCTGGATGCCGCTTTATTGAACTTCCTTATTTTCGAGCATGGCATGAACACCACCCAGATTGCTATTGGCGACAACCTGTTGCAATACGAGTGGATAGAACATACAGTTAAACTGAACCGTTCGTTTGTAATCAGGCGAAATTTGCCACCTCGCGAACTGATGATGGCCTCGAAAAAGGTTTCGCATTTTATTCGCAAATCAATTACCGAAGACAAACTATCGGTATGGATTGCACAACGCGAAGGCCGTACAAAAGACGGCAACGACAAAACACAGGAAAGTGTTTTAAAGATGCTGAATATGAGCAATAAAGGAGGAATTTCGGATGGATTTAACGAACTGAATATTGTTCCGGTATCCATTTCGTACGAGATTGAACCCTGTGGTTTGCCCAAACTTCGTGAACTGATAAAAAAAGAACATTACGGCCGGGCAAAACAAAGCAAAGACGATTTAAAAGCGATGTCGATGGGAATGTTTGCGCCAAAAGGGAGAATGCGTTTTGCTTTTGGAACACCGATTGAAACCCATTTTGAACTGGCGAAAAACAACGAACAGCGCAATGATTACATCCGTCGTTTGGCAGAAATGATTGACGACCAGATTTACAAAAACTATAAACTGTGGCCAAGTAATTTTGTGGCTTACGATATGTTGATGCAGGAGCACCGATTTAAAGACCGCTACACCGCCGAAGAACAAAAGAAATTCGAGATTATGGTGGAGCAGGCAATGGTGCATATCGATTTCCCGATAACCGATATCCAGGAACGCTTTTTAAAACTGTATGCATACCCTGTAATTAACAAATTCGACAGACCGAAAAAATAG
- a CDS encoding HAD hydrolase-like protein, which produces MQSIIWDWNGTLLNDLDFCISTINVLLKKRQLNLLDHYSYKEVFSFPVKDCYESIGFDFSKEDFSVSAQEYMDIYNAGVSNCKLHSGATDVLEHFRNMGFRQFVLSAMQQDMLEYTLKHQNIFDYFEGIAGLNDHYAASKIERGKQFISEMNIDKAQATIIGDTNHDFEVAQQLEVDCILVADGHQSKERLEATGAKVIDELQQLITLPL; this is translated from the coding sequence ATGCAATCAATTATCTGGGACTGGAACGGAACGCTGTTAAACGATCTTGACTTTTGCATTTCAACGATAAATGTGTTGCTGAAAAAACGGCAACTTAATCTGCTTGATCATTATTCGTACAAAGAGGTATTCTCGTTTCCGGTAAAGGATTGTTATGAATCTATAGGTTTTGATTTTTCGAAAGAAGATTTTTCCGTTTCGGCACAGGAATATATGGACATTTACAATGCTGGAGTTTCCAACTGCAAATTACATTCCGGTGCTACCGATGTGCTGGAGCATTTCAGAAATATGGGCTTCCGGCAATTTGTGCTTTCGGCAATGCAGCAGGATATGCTGGAGTATACCTTAAAACACCAGAATATTTTTGACTATTTTGAAGGTATAGCCGGGCTGAATGATCACTATGCAGCTTCAAAAATTGAACGAGGTAAACAGTTTATCAGCGAAATGAATATCGACAAAGCACAGGCCACCATTATTGGCGATACCAACCACGATTTTGAGGTAGCACAACAATTGGAAGTTGATTGTATATTGGTAGCCGACGGACACCAGTCGAAAGAACGCTTAGAAGCAACTGGTGCCAAAGTAATTGACGAATTACAGCAGTTGATTACACTTCCGCTTTAA
- the recJ gene encoding single-stranded-DNA-specific exonuclease RecJ — protein sequence MDRIWNLKKQGDQNEVKHLSAALNVNMVIARLLVQRGIKTYAEAKAFFRPRLSDLHDPFLMKDMDKAVARLDQAIENNEKVIVYGDYDVDGTTSVALVYSFLKERIKDIEYYIPDRYSEGYGISPKSIDYAVEKGVTLIVALDCGIKAVEKIAKAKERGIDFIICDHHNPDAEVPPAVAVLDAKQSDCNYPYKELSGCGVGFKLLQAYCKRHEIDYEEIYDLLDLVAVSIAADIVPITGENRVLAYYGLKKLNSNPGIGLQTIINFAGISGTEITISDIVFKIGPRLNASGRIEHGKKSVQILVSTDEDKSDLLGEEIDSFNEIRKTLDRDITQDALDTIENSPEFKGKNSTVLYNRDWHKGVVGIVASRVTEQYYRPTVILTESNGLATGSARSVRDFDLYEAIGQCSDLLESYGGHMYAAGLTMRIENIPEFRQRFEEIVTKQITDKQQIQTIEVDAKIALSEITPRFYRILKQFAPFGPHNMTPVFVTEDVFDAGTSRLVGKNQEHLKLDLVEPDVNSGIFPGIAFNQSDAYDVITSGSPFDVCYSINENEYRGKTNLQLFIRDIKKRDFLD from the coding sequence CGCGCTTGCTGGTACAGCGGGGGATAAAAACCTACGCTGAAGCCAAAGCTTTTTTCCGCCCCCGGCTGAGTGACCTGCACGATCCTTTTCTGATGAAAGACATGGATAAAGCGGTTGCACGATTAGATCAGGCAATTGAAAATAACGAAAAAGTAATTGTTTACGGCGATTACGATGTTGACGGAACTACTTCGGTGGCACTAGTATATTCATTCTTAAAAGAGCGTATAAAAGATATTGAATATTACATACCCGATCGTTACAGCGAAGGATATGGAATTTCGCCCAAAAGTATTGACTATGCCGTTGAAAAAGGAGTAACGCTAATTGTTGCACTCGACTGCGGAATTAAAGCCGTTGAAAAGATTGCCAAAGCCAAGGAACGCGGGATCGATTTTATTATCTGCGATCACCATAATCCGGATGCTGAAGTACCGCCGGCTGTTGCAGTGCTGGATGCGAAACAATCGGATTGCAATTATCCTTACAAAGAACTTTCGGGTTGTGGCGTAGGATTCAAGCTGCTGCAGGCTTACTGCAAAAGACACGAAATTGATTACGAAGAAATTTACGATCTGCTCGATTTGGTTGCAGTGAGTATTGCTGCTGATATTGTTCCGATAACCGGAGAGAACAGGGTTCTGGCGTATTATGGTCTCAAGAAACTGAACTCGAATCCGGGAATTGGTTTACAAACCATTATAAATTTTGCCGGAATCTCGGGAACAGAAATTACCATTAGCGATATTGTGTTTAAAATCGGACCACGATTAAATGCGTCGGGCCGAATTGAACACGGTAAAAAATCGGTTCAGATACTGGTTTCAACCGATGAAGATAAATCGGATCTGCTGGGTGAGGAGATCGACTCGTTTAACGAAATACGTAAAACGCTTGACCGCGATATTACCCAGGATGCACTTGATACCATCGAGAACAGTCCGGAGTTTAAAGGCAAGAATAGTACTGTGCTTTATAACCGCGACTGGCACAAAGGAGTGGTTGGAATTGTGGCATCGCGGGTTACCGAGCAGTATTACCGCCCAACGGTAATTTTAACCGAATCGAATGGTTTGGCAACCGGATCGGCACGTTCGGTGCGCGATTTTGATTTATACGAGGCCATCGGGCAGTGTAGCGATTTGCTGGAATCGTATGGCGGGCACATGTACGCTGCGGGATTGACCATGAGAATTGAAAATATTCCTGAGTTCAGACAACGTTTTGAAGAGATCGTAACCAAACAAATTACCGATAAACAGCAAATTCAAACCATTGAGGTGGATGCTAAAATCGCGCTCAGCGAAATTACGCCGCGTTTTTACCGCATTCTGAAACAATTTGCTCCGTTTGGTCCACATAATATGACTCCTGTTTTTGTTACCGAAGATGTTTTTGATGCCGGTACCAGCCGACTGGTTGGAAAGAATCAGGAGCACCTAAAACTCGATTTGGTTGAGCCCGATGTAAATTCAGGAATATTCCCGGGAATTGCATTTAATCAATCGGATGCTTACGATGTAATTACTTCAGGTTCGCCTTTTGATGTTTGTTATTCGATAAATGAAAACGAATACCGGGGTAAAACCAATCTTCAGCTGTTTATAAGAGATATCAAAAAACGCGATTTTCTGGATTAA